The Neomonachus schauinslandi chromosome 11, ASM220157v2, whole genome shotgun sequence genome contains a region encoding:
- the SLC43A3 gene encoding solute carrier family 43 member 3 isoform X2, whose product MPGQGLPLRVATLLTGLLECLGFAGVLFGWASLVFVFKTEHYFEELCEPVVGPMGNVTGEADCKAQDERFSLIFTLGSFMNNFMTFPAGFIFDRFKTTVARLIAIFLYTSATLTIAFTSADSALLLFLAMPMLTVGGILFLITNLQVGNLFGKHRSTIITLYNGAFDSSSAVFLVIKLLYEQGVSLRASFIFLSVCSAWHVGRTFLLMPRGHIPYPLPPNYSYGLVPGTDTTEGEKNTAESDKVEMQTKEFPPAKEETLEPGRKQEHRSFWRYALSQRFACHLVWLSVIQLWHYLFIGTLNSLLTNLAGGDRALVSTYTNAFAITQFFGVLCAPWNGLLMDRLKQKYQKEAKNTGSSATTVALRSAVPSLALTSLLCLGFALCASVPILPLQYVTFILQVISRSFLYGGNAAFLTLAFPSEHFGKLFGLVMALSAIVSLLQFPIFTFIRGPLQNDPLYVNVMLILATVLTFVHPIMVYWECRQEWGSPATA is encoded by the exons ATGCCAGGCCAGGGTCTGCCCCTTCGAGTGGCCACCCTGCTGACGGGGCTGCTGGAATGCCTTGGCTTTGCAGGAGTCCTCTTCGGCTGGGCATCACTGGTGTTTGTCTTCAAAACAGAGCATTACTTTGAGGAGCTATGTGAACCGGTTGTGGGGCCGATGGGCAATGTCACAGGGGAGGCTG aCTGCAAAGCCCAGGATGAGAGGTTCTCACTCATCTTTACCCTGGGGTCCTTCATGAACAACTTCATGACATTCCCTGCCGGCTTCATCTTTGACAGGTTCAAGACCACCGTGGCTCGTCTCATAGCCAT ATTTCTCTACACCAGCGCCACACTCACCATAGCCTTCACCTCTGCAG ACTCAGCCCTGCTGCTCTTCCTGGCCATGCCCATGCTCACCGTGGGAGGAATCCTGTTTCTGATCACCAACCTGCAG GTTGGGAACCTCTTTGGCAAACACCGCTCAACCATCATCACCCTCTACAACGGGGCGTTTGACTCCTCCTCGGCAGTCTTCCTTGTCATCAAG CTGCTTTATGAACAGGGCGTCAGCCTCAGGGCCTCCTTCATCTTCCTCTCAGtgtgcagtgcctggcatgtagggCGCACTTTCCTCCTGATGCCCCGAGGCCACATCCCCTATCCACTGCCCCCCAACTACAGCTACGG GCTAGTTCCAGG GACTGACACCACTGAGGGAGAGAAGAACACAGCGGAGTCTGATAAGGTGGAGATGCAGACCAAAGAGTTCCCTCCAGCAAAGGAAG AGACCCTGGAAccagggaggaagcaggagcACCGCTCTTTCTGGCGTTATGCCCTCTCCCAGCGCTTTGCCTGCCACCTGGTGTGGCTGTCCGTCATACAGCTGTGGCATTACCTCTTCATCGGCACCCTCAACTCGCTGCTCACCAACCTGGCCGGCGGGGACAGAGCGCTGG TCAGCACCTACACAAATGCCTTCGCCATTACTCAGTTCTTCGGGGTGCTGTGTGCCCCCTGGAACGGTCTGCTCATGGACCGGCTCAAGCAGAAGTACCAGAAGGAAGCCAAAAACACAG GGTCCTCGGCCACGACGGTGGCCCTCCGCTCGGCCGTGCCTTCTCTGGCCCTGACGTCTCTGCTGTGCCTGGGCTTCGCCCTCTGTGCCTCGGTGCCCATCCTGCCCCTCCAGTATGTCACTTTCATCCTGCAAGTGATCAGCCGCTCCTTCCTGTACGGGGGCAATGCTGCCTTCCTCACCCTCGC TTTCCCTTCGGAGCACTTTGGAAAGCTCTTTGGGCTGGTGATGGCCTTATCAGCCATTGTATCTCTGCTCCAGTTCCCTATCTTCACCTTCATCAGAGGCCCGCTCCAGAATGACCCGCTCTAC GTGAACGTGATGCTGATCCTTGCCACTGTGTTGACGTTCGTCCACCCCATCATGGTGTACTGGGAGTGCCGGCAGGAATGGGGCTCTCCTGCTACCGCCTAG
- the SLC43A3 gene encoding solute carrier family 43 member 3 isoform X1, with protein sequence MPGQGLPLRVATLLTGLLECLGFAGVLFGWASLVFVFKTEHYFEELCEPVVGPMGNVTGEADCKAQDERFSLIFTLGSFMNNFMTFPAGFIFDRFKTTVARLIAIFLYTSATLTIAFTSADSALLLFLAMPMLTVGGILFLITNLQVGNLFGKHRSTIITLYNGAFDSSSAVFLVIKLLYEQGVSLRASFIFLSVCSAWHVGRTFLLMPRGHIPYPLPPNYSYGGFSVCSLHSRTDTTEGEKNTAESDKVEMQTKEFPPAKEETLEPGRKQEHRSFWRYALSQRFACHLVWLSVIQLWHYLFIGTLNSLLTNLAGGDRALVSTYTNAFAITQFFGVLCAPWNGLLMDRLKQKYQKEAKNTGSSATTVALRSAVPSLALTSLLCLGFALCASVPILPLQYVTFILQVISRSFLYGGNAAFLTLAFPSEHFGKLFGLVMALSAIVSLLQFPIFTFIRGPLQNDPLYVNVMLILATVLTFVHPIMVYWECRQEWGSPATA encoded by the exons ATGCCAGGCCAGGGTCTGCCCCTTCGAGTGGCCACCCTGCTGACGGGGCTGCTGGAATGCCTTGGCTTTGCAGGAGTCCTCTTCGGCTGGGCATCACTGGTGTTTGTCTTCAAAACAGAGCATTACTTTGAGGAGCTATGTGAACCGGTTGTGGGGCCGATGGGCAATGTCACAGGGGAGGCTG aCTGCAAAGCCCAGGATGAGAGGTTCTCACTCATCTTTACCCTGGGGTCCTTCATGAACAACTTCATGACATTCCCTGCCGGCTTCATCTTTGACAGGTTCAAGACCACCGTGGCTCGTCTCATAGCCAT ATTTCTCTACACCAGCGCCACACTCACCATAGCCTTCACCTCTGCAG ACTCAGCCCTGCTGCTCTTCCTGGCCATGCCCATGCTCACCGTGGGAGGAATCCTGTTTCTGATCACCAACCTGCAG GTTGGGAACCTCTTTGGCAAACACCGCTCAACCATCATCACCCTCTACAACGGGGCGTTTGACTCCTCCTCGGCAGTCTTCCTTGTCATCAAG CTGCTTTATGAACAGGGCGTCAGCCTCAGGGCCTCCTTCATCTTCCTCTCAGtgtgcagtgcctggcatgtagggCGCACTTTCCTCCTGATGCCCCGAGGCCACATCCCCTATCCACTGCCCCCCAACTACAGCTACGG GGGCTTCTCTGTCTGTAGCCTGCACTCCAGGACTGACACCACTGAGGGAGAGAAGAACACAGCGGAGTCTGATAAGGTGGAGATGCAGACCAAAGAGTTCCCTCCAGCAAAGGAAG AGACCCTGGAAccagggaggaagcaggagcACCGCTCTTTCTGGCGTTATGCCCTCTCCCAGCGCTTTGCCTGCCACCTGGTGTGGCTGTCCGTCATACAGCTGTGGCATTACCTCTTCATCGGCACCCTCAACTCGCTGCTCACCAACCTGGCCGGCGGGGACAGAGCGCTGG TCAGCACCTACACAAATGCCTTCGCCATTACTCAGTTCTTCGGGGTGCTGTGTGCCCCCTGGAACGGTCTGCTCATGGACCGGCTCAAGCAGAAGTACCAGAAGGAAGCCAAAAACACAG GGTCCTCGGCCACGACGGTGGCCCTCCGCTCGGCCGTGCCTTCTCTGGCCCTGACGTCTCTGCTGTGCCTGGGCTTCGCCCTCTGTGCCTCGGTGCCCATCCTGCCCCTCCAGTATGTCACTTTCATCCTGCAAGTGATCAGCCGCTCCTTCCTGTACGGGGGCAATGCTGCCTTCCTCACCCTCGC TTTCCCTTCGGAGCACTTTGGAAAGCTCTTTGGGCTGGTGATGGCCTTATCAGCCATTGTATCTCTGCTCCAGTTCCCTATCTTCACCTTCATCAGAGGCCCGCTCCAGAATGACCCGCTCTAC GTGAACGTGATGCTGATCCTTGCCACTGTGTTGACGTTCGTCCACCCCATCATGGTGTACTGGGAGTGCCGGCAGGAATGGGGCTCTCCTGCTACCGCCTAG